One window from the genome of Streptomyces cadmiisoli encodes:
- a CDS encoding A/G-specific adenine glycosylase produces the protein MTAPTKPSHTRPADVVPGPFPGAELHSPVIDWFDEHARDLPWRRPEAGAWGVMVSEFMLQQTPVSRVQPVYEQWLARWPRPADLAQEAPGEAVRAWGRLGYPRRALRLHGAAVAITERHGGDVPTDHAQLLALPGIGEYTAAAVASFAYGQRHAVLDTNVRRVLARAVTGVQYPPNATTAAERRLARTLLPEDETTAARWAAASMELGALVCTARNESCHRCPIAAHCAWQLAGKPEHDGPPRRGQTYAGTDRQVRGKLLAVLREAHAPVPQAALDRVWHEPVQRARALDGLVADGLVEPLPGGLYRLPLS, from the coding sequence ATGACTGCGCCCACGAAGCCCTCGCACACCCGCCCCGCCGACGTCGTCCCCGGCCCGTTCCCCGGCGCCGAGCTGCACTCCCCCGTCATCGACTGGTTCGACGAGCACGCGCGCGACCTTCCCTGGCGGCGCCCGGAGGCCGGCGCCTGGGGAGTGATGGTCAGCGAGTTCATGCTCCAGCAGACCCCGGTCAGCCGCGTCCAGCCCGTCTACGAGCAGTGGCTGGCCCGCTGGCCCCGTCCCGCCGACCTCGCCCAGGAGGCCCCCGGCGAGGCCGTCCGCGCCTGGGGCCGGCTCGGCTACCCGCGCCGTGCCCTGCGCCTGCACGGCGCGGCCGTCGCCATAACGGAACGGCACGGCGGAGACGTGCCGACCGACCACGCCCAGCTGCTCGCTCTGCCCGGCATCGGCGAGTACACGGCGGCGGCCGTGGCGTCGTTCGCCTACGGCCAGCGGCACGCCGTCCTCGACACGAACGTCCGCCGGGTCCTGGCCCGCGCGGTCACCGGTGTGCAGTACCCGCCCAACGCCACCACCGCCGCCGAACGCCGGCTCGCCCGCACACTGCTGCCCGAGGACGAGACGACCGCCGCCCGCTGGGCCGCCGCCTCGATGGAGCTGGGCGCGCTGGTGTGCACCGCCAGGAACGAGAGCTGCCACCGCTGCCCGATCGCCGCGCACTGCGCCTGGCAGCTGGCCGGCAAGCCGGAGCACGACGGTCCGCCGCGCCGCGGGCAGACGTACGCCGGTACCGACCGTCAGGTGCGGGGCAAGCTGCTCGCCGTACTGCGCGAGGCGCACGCGCCCGTGCCGCAGGCGGCGCTCGACCGGGTGTGGCACGAGCCGGTGCAGCGCGCGCGTGCGCTGGACGGTCTGGTCGCCGACGGGCTCGTGGAGCCGCTGCCGGGCGGCCTGTACCGGCTGCCGCTCAGCTGA
- a CDS encoding SigE family RNA polymerase sigma factor: MAQGEVLEFEEYVRTRQDALLRSARRLVPDPVDAQDLLQTALVRTYGRWDGIADKRLADAYLRRVMINTRTEWWRARKLEEVPTEQLPDASVDDATEQHADRALLMDVMKVLAPKQRSVVVLRHWEQMSTEETAAALGMSAGTVKSTLHRALARLREELEARDLDARALEREERERCAA; this comes from the coding sequence ATGGCGCAGGGCGAGGTGCTCGAGTTCGAGGAGTACGTCCGCACCCGGCAGGACGCGCTGCTGCGCAGCGCGCGCCGGCTGGTGCCGGACCCGGTCGACGCCCAGGACCTGCTCCAGACGGCGCTGGTCCGGACGTACGGCCGCTGGGACGGCATAGCCGACAAGCGGCTCGCCGACGCCTACCTGCGCCGTGTCATGATCAACACGAGGACCGAGTGGTGGCGTGCGCGGAAGCTGGAGGAGGTGCCCACCGAGCAACTGCCGGACGCCTCCGTGGACGACGCCACGGAGCAGCACGCGGACCGCGCCCTGCTGATGGACGTCATGAAGGTGCTCGCCCCCAAGCAGCGCAGCGTGGTCGTGCTGCGACACTGGGAGCAGATGTCCACAGAGGAGACGGCCGCCGCCCTCGGCATGTCGGCGGGTACGGTCAAGAGCACGCTGCACCGGGCGCTCGCCCGGCTCCGTGAGGAGCTGGAGGCCCGCGATCTGGACGCACGCGCGCTCGAGCGTGAGGAGCGGGAGCGTTGCGCGGCCTGA
- the cseB gene encoding two-component system response regulator CseB — protein sequence MADQTHVLFVEDDDVIREATQLALERDGFAVTAMPDGLSGLEAFRANRPDIALLDVMVPGLDGVSLCRRIRDESTVPVIMLSARADSIDVVLGLEAGADDYVTKPFDGAVLVARIRAVLRRFGHAGGGAGRADEAGSPADGPVLTFGDLEVDTEGMEVRREGRPVALTPTEMRLLLEFSSAPGTVLSRDKLLERVWDYGWGGDTRVVDVHVQRLRTKIGQDRIETVRGFGYKLKA from the coding sequence ATGGCAGACCAGACCCACGTCCTTTTCGTCGAGGACGACGACGTCATCCGCGAGGCCACCCAGCTCGCCCTGGAGCGGGACGGCTTCGCGGTCACCGCGATGCCCGACGGGCTGTCGGGCCTGGAGGCGTTCCGCGCGAACCGCCCCGACATCGCGCTGCTGGACGTCATGGTGCCCGGTCTGGACGGGGTCAGCCTGTGCCGCCGGATCCGCGACGAGTCGACCGTCCCCGTGATCATGCTGTCGGCGCGGGCCGACTCGATCGACGTGGTCCTGGGCCTGGAGGCGGGCGCCGACGACTATGTGACCAAGCCCTTCGACGGTGCCGTGCTGGTCGCGCGGATCCGTGCCGTGCTGCGCCGCTTCGGCCATGCCGGCGGCGGTGCCGGCCGTGCCGACGAGGCCGGCTCCCCGGCGGACGGCCCGGTGCTCACCTTCGGCGACCTGGAGGTCGACACCGAGGGGATGGAGGTGCGCCGGGAGGGCCGGCCCGTGGCGCTCACCCCGACCGAGATGCGGCTGCTCCTGGAGTTCTCCTCCGCGCCGGGCACCGTGCTGTCGCGCGACAAGCTGCTGGAGCGGGTCTGGGACTACGGCTGGGGCGGCGACACCCGCGTCGTCGACGTCCATGTGCAGCGGCTGCGTACGAAGATCGGCCAGGACCGGATCGAGACGGTCCGCGGCTTCGGCTACAAGTTGAAGGCCTGA
- the cseC gene encoding two-component system sensor histidine kinase CseC, with translation MRGIFLRLVPERVERAGIRTGLRWKLSAAIALVGALVAIALSLVVHNAARVSMLDNARDLADERLQIAQRNYELSGRPNFPDIKIDDPRLPAELRAKVKQGRRATFVADGRRGEPDIWAAVPLKDGHVMSLHTGFTDRSTDILKDLDQALFIGSIAAVLGGSALGVLIGGQLSGRLRKAAAAANRVAKGEPDVRVREAIGGVVRDETDDLARAVDAMADALQQRLEAERRVTADIAHELRTPVTGLLTAAELLPPGRPTELVLDRAKAMRTLVEDVLEVARLDSASERAELQDIMLGEFVARRVAAKDPDIEVLVVHESEVTTDPRRLERVLFNLLANAARHGKPPVQVTVEGRVIRVRDHGPGFPEDLLADGPSRFRTGSTDRAGHGHGLGLTIAAGQARVLGARLTFRNVRPPGAAPDMTAEGAVAVLWLPEHAPTNTGSYPMLPGD, from the coding sequence ATGCGGGGGATCTTTCTTCGCCTGGTCCCGGAGCGGGTCGAGCGCGCGGGCATCCGTACGGGGCTGAGGTGGAAGCTCAGCGCGGCCATCGCGCTGGTCGGCGCGCTGGTCGCGATCGCGCTGAGCCTCGTCGTGCACAACGCCGCCCGGGTGTCGATGCTGGACAACGCGCGCGACCTGGCCGACGAGCGGCTGCAGATCGCGCAGCGCAACTACGAGCTGTCCGGTCGCCCGAACTTCCCCGACATCAAGATCGACGACCCTCGTCTGCCGGCCGAGCTGCGCGCGAAGGTCAAGCAGGGCCGGCGGGCGACGTTCGTGGCGGACGGACGGCGGGGCGAGCCGGACATCTGGGCGGCGGTGCCGCTCAAGGACGGGCATGTGATGTCCCTGCACACGGGGTTCACCGACCGCAGCACGGACATCCTGAAGGACCTCGACCAGGCCCTTTTCATCGGTTCCATCGCGGCCGTGCTCGGCGGCAGCGCGCTCGGCGTGCTGATCGGCGGGCAGCTGTCGGGGCGGCTGCGCAAGGCGGCGGCCGCCGCCAACCGGGTCGCCAAGGGCGAACCGGACGTACGGGTGCGGGAGGCCATCGGCGGGGTGGTCCGGGACGAGACCGACGACCTGGCGCGGGCCGTCGACGCGATGGCGGACGCGCTCCAGCAGCGCCTGGAGGCCGAGCGCCGGGTCACCGCCGACATCGCCCATGAGCTGCGAACCCCGGTGACCGGACTGCTCACGGCCGCCGAGCTGCTCCCGCCGGGGCGTCCGACCGAGCTGGTGCTGGACCGGGCGAAGGCGATGCGCACCCTCGTGGAGGACGTCCTGGAGGTCGCCCGCCTCGACAGTGCCTCCGAGCGGGCGGAACTTCAGGACATCATGCTGGGCGAGTTCGTCGCCCGGCGCGTCGCCGCGAAGGACCCGGACATCGAGGTGCTGGTGGTGCACGAGTCGGAGGTGACGACCGATCCGCGGCGGCTGGAGCGTGTGCTGTTCAACCTGCTCGCCAACGCCGCCCGGCACGGGAAGCCGCCGGTGCAGGTCACCGTCGAGGGCCGCGTCATCCGGGTCCGCGACCACGGGCCCGGCTTCCCCGAGGATCTCCTGGCCGACGGCCCGAGCCGGTTCCGCACCGGCAGCACGGACCGCGCCGGGCACGGCCACGGCCTCGGCCTGACCATCGCGGCCGGCCAGGCCCGTGTGCTCGGCGCCCGTCTGACCTTCCGCAACGTCCGCCCGCCGGGCGCCGCGCCGGACATGACGGCGGAGGGCGCGGTCGCCGTGCTGTGGCTGCCGGAACACGCGCCGACCAACACGGGCAGCTATCCGATGCTGCCGGGGGACTAG
- a CDS encoding MDR family MFS transporter — protein sequence MADIATDDTDTGKQSRSVRVVLLALMIAMMLAMLDNMIVGTAMPTIVGDLGGLQHLSWVVTAYTLATAASTPLWGKLGDMYGRKGSFMTSIVIFLIGSALSGMAQDMGQLIAFRAVQGLGAGGLMVGVMAIIGDLIPPRERGKYQGMMAGVMALAMIGGPLVGGTITDHWGWRWTFYINLPLGAVALLAVSAVLHLPKKRAKARIDYLGAGLLTVGITAIVLVTTWGGTEYAWTSARIMELIGIGVVSLVGFVLWQTRAAEPILPLHIFRSLNFTLMSVIGFITGFVMFGATLFLPLYQQSVQGQSATDSGLLLLPMLGAMLVTSMVAGRVTTNTGRYKIFPIVGGVLLIIGLYLLSLMDTGTSQFTSGVYMAVLGLGMGCLMQITMLVAQNSVEMKDMGVASSSTTLFRTLGSSFGVAIMGALFNDRVQDVMAERAGALGSKVTEQSAQLDAASLAELPAAAREAYQHAVSAGTHGAFLLGAVVALVALVAALFVKEVPLKGAGPNKGDEPSDAAPSQAAVTEAV from the coding sequence GTGGCGGACATAGCGACCGATGACACGGACACCGGGAAGCAGTCCAGGAGCGTGCGGGTCGTCCTGCTCGCCCTGATGATCGCGATGATGCTCGCGATGCTCGACAACATGATCGTGGGTACCGCGATGCCGACGATCGTCGGTGATCTCGGCGGTCTGCAGCATCTGTCCTGGGTGGTGACCGCGTACACCCTCGCGACCGCCGCCTCCACCCCGCTGTGGGGCAAGCTCGGCGACATGTACGGGCGCAAGGGCTCGTTCATGACCTCGATCGTGATCTTCCTGATCGGCTCCGCGCTCAGCGGCATGGCCCAGGACATGGGCCAGCTGATCGCCTTCCGCGCGGTGCAGGGCCTCGGCGCGGGCGGCCTGATGGTCGGTGTGATGGCGATCATCGGTGATCTGATTCCGCCCCGTGAGCGGGGCAAGTACCAGGGCATGATGGCCGGCGTCATGGCGCTGGCCATGATCGGCGGACCGCTGGTCGGCGGCACCATCACCGACCACTGGGGCTGGCGCTGGACGTTCTACATCAACCTCCCGCTCGGCGCGGTCGCCCTGCTCGCCGTCAGTGCCGTACTGCACCTGCCGAAGAAGCGGGCCAAGGCCCGGATCGACTACCTGGGCGCCGGGCTGCTCACCGTCGGCATCACCGCGATCGTCCTCGTCACCACCTGGGGCGGCACGGAGTACGCCTGGACGTCCGCGCGGATCATGGAACTCATCGGTATCGGCGTGGTCTCGCTGGTCGGCTTCGTCCTCTGGCAGACCCGGGCCGCCGAGCCGATCCTGCCGCTGCACATCTTCCGCAGCCTCAACTTCACGCTGATGTCCGTGATCGGCTTCATCACCGGCTTCGTGATGTTCGGCGCCACGCTGTTCCTGCCGCTGTACCAGCAGTCGGTGCAGGGCCAGTCCGCGACCGACTCCGGGCTGCTGCTCCTGCCGATGCTCGGCGCGATGCTCGTCACGTCCATGGTCGCCGGACGGGTCACCACCAACACCGGCCGGTACAAGATCTTCCCGATCGTGGGCGGCGTGCTGCTGATCATCGGGCTGTACCTGCTGTCCCTGATGGACACCGGGACCTCGCAGTTCACCTCCGGTGTGTACATGGCCGTCCTCGGCCTGGGCATGGGCTGTCTGATGCAGATCACCATGCTGGTCGCGCAGAACAGCGTGGAGATGAAGGACATGGGCGTGGCGTCCTCGTCCACCACCCTCTTCCGCACCCTCGGCTCGTCCTTCGGCGTCGCCATCATGGGCGCCCTGTTCAACGACCGCGTCCAGGACGTCATGGCCGAGCGGGCCGGCGCGCTGGGCTCGAAGGTGACCGAGCAGTCGGCGCAGCTGGACGCCGCGAGCCTGGCGGAGCTGCCGGCCGCGGCGCGGGAGGCCTACCAGCACGCGGTGTCCGCGGGTACCCACGGGGCGTTCCTGCTGGGTGCCGTCGTGGCCCTGGTCGCGCTGGTGGCGGCGCTGTTCGTCAAGGAGGTGCCCCTCAAGGGCGCGGGACCGAACAAGGGCGACGAGCCGTCCGACGCCGCTCCCTCGCAGGCGGCGGTGACGGAGGCGGTCTGA
- a CDS encoding TetR/AcrR family transcriptional regulator produces MVGSRQQRRGNTRQRIQDVALELFAEQGYEKTSLREIAEHLDVTKAALYYHFKTKEEILVSIFDDLMQPIDELVEWGGHQPHTLETKQEIVRRYSRLLTDAEPLFRFMHENQATVRDLRIGELFKERLRGLRAIIIDPDATLADQVRCVSAIFTLHAGMVFVMGELEGDPEEKRKAILEVAVDMVTQAHRGGPEG; encoded by the coding sequence ATGGTCGGCAGCAGGCAGCAGCGACGCGGCAACACGCGCCAGCGCATCCAGGACGTGGCACTGGAGCTCTTCGCCGAGCAGGGCTACGAGAAGACGTCGCTGCGCGAGATCGCCGAGCACCTGGACGTCACCAAGGCGGCGCTGTACTACCACTTCAAGACCAAGGAAGAGATCCTGGTCAGCATCTTCGACGACTTGATGCAGCCGATCGACGAACTGGTCGAGTGGGGCGGACACCAACCCCACACGCTGGAGACGAAGCAGGAGATCGTCCGGCGCTACAGCCGGCTGCTCACCGACGCCGAGCCGCTGTTCCGCTTCATGCACGAGAACCAGGCCACCGTACGGGACCTGCGCATCGGCGAGTTGTTCAAGGAACGCCTGCGGGGGCTGCGCGCCATCATCATCGACCCGGACGCGACCCTGGCGGACCAGGTCCGCTGCGTCAGCGCGATCTTCACGCTGCACGCGGGCATGGTGTTCGTGATGGGGGAACTCGAAGGCGACCCCGAGGAGAAGCGCAAGGCAATCCTCGAGGTCGCCGTCGACATGGTGACCCAGGCGCACCGGGGTGGGCCGGAGGGCTAG
- a CDS encoding M23 family metallopeptidase, with translation MFSRVTSRSSRTFQLRNRAAVLAAGLGASVVLGTGVAAAANTATAPTTATVGVANAVKAQAAAQAKAAAVAAAANTKATAKVTQVKSAPVKKAAGWTAPVKSYQLSASYAQAGGMWQSTHSGQDFAVPTGTPVVAAGAGTVVKAGGNGAGDGPAYGNAVVIRHANGVYTQYAHLSSVNVSVGQSVGAGQRIALSGNTGNSSGPHLHFEVRTSPNYGSAMNPVAFLRGKGVTL, from the coding sequence ATGTTCTCGCGTGTCACGTCCCGTTCTTCCCGTACGTTCCAGCTCCGCAACCGCGCGGCCGTGCTGGCCGCCGGTCTCGGCGCCTCGGTCGTGCTGGGAACCGGGGTCGCGGCCGCGGCCAACACCGCCACGGCTCCCACCACCGCCACCGTCGGTGTCGCGAACGCCGTCAAGGCGCAGGCCGCGGCTCAGGCGAAGGCGGCCGCGGTCGCCGCCGCCGCGAACACCAAGGCGACCGCCAAGGTGACCCAGGTCAAGTCCGCCCCGGTCAAGAAGGCCGCGGGCTGGACCGCCCCGGTCAAGAGCTACCAGCTCAGCGCCAGCTACGCGCAGGCCGGCGGTATGTGGCAGTCCACCCACAGCGGCCAGGACTTCGCCGTCCCGACCGGTACCCCCGTCGTCGCCGCGGGCGCCGGCACCGTGGTCAAGGCCGGCGGCAACGGCGCCGGTGACGGTCCCGCGTACGGCAACGCCGTCGTCATCCGGCACGCCAACGGCGTCTACACCCAGTACGCCCACCTTTCCAGCGTCAACGTGAGCGTCGGCCAGTCCGTGGGTGCCGGCCAGCGCATCGCCCTGTCCGGCAACACCGGCAACTCCAGCGGCCCGCACCTGCACTTCGAGGTCCGCACCAGCCCCAACTACGGCTCCGCCATGAACCCGGTCGCCTTCCTGCGCGGCAAGGGTGTGACGCTCTGA
- a CDS encoding NACHT domain-containing protein has translation MEPSVIGMRLASAVVAPLVRKLFRAEGPGAGLVDRPVRISGYVSFRGEQCLLGRDDVTGLAAELVRRALKDAGERPLPAGEEVAVVHALADSLHALGDLTMTDVQAVELGHEALAARLGAAAGHPERELSLDAGHFHDRLLATACLHVLHFFTQRSTFVARTLVEQTRRQRELMAKVDELIARTPPPGGRDTAFEHRYLTHVTTTHSRLTIYGIDLYDSPDRWPLDAAYLSLTALRPGEDDDTADPDGRGLPAAATAIPAEQALAEHDRVLLRGVAGAGKTTLVQWLAVTAARGDRIPFVLPLRTLVRRPDGLPGPDAFLAAARVPFHAAQPDGWADRVLGARRGLLLIDGLDEIPERERAGTRHWLRGLLDAYPGNQWLVTSRPSAVRSDWLTEDGFTELMLTPMSGDDVTAFVDRWYTAARTGAADPDRLDGHRRSLLDALRTKPDLGRLATNPLMCGLICALHRDRRGHLPGGRQELYDAALSMLLARRDEERDMLPHGSGVHLTELTRIQLLQRLAYWLIRNNRSELDRDRAERIVADVLPSLPGAAAQGDAARILRHLLVRSGLLREPTAGTVEFTHRTFQDYLGARAAVEDGDFGLLVRGAADEQWADVVRMAVAHARPRERAALLRDLIGSADRLEAGAGTRVRLLALASLEHATELDPRVRAEVEQNAAPLIPPRTTDEARALASAGPLALELLPGPEGLGDGEARAVVVTASLIGTEAALPVLARYRDHPALDVRAQLSWTWHRFPARRYGTEVIAHLRPDGLFFAAHSAEHLRVLGELGGRRSLQLAGGLDPAALPDDVAELIVRGNDRLRDLACLAGLNRLTHLELTRCPHVQDVAPLARLPLSRLSLGVLPGLERPGALSPLSGSAALSQLDLGITLLAASLDEALPRDLPLRHLRLTGNATAHTGLRGLHRLSTLRRLTLAAPAAALAPEDFEEIARLPALEELRTDWRAVGRQGPPLTGVTAVRLNNVDGGADLSAVPALFPDLREVTVNLAAGVTELPEHVLEPLPVRPTVAKMRGVV, from the coding sequence GTGGAACCGTCGGTCATCGGCATGCGGCTGGCGTCCGCAGTGGTCGCACCGCTCGTACGGAAGCTGTTCAGGGCGGAGGGACCGGGCGCCGGGCTGGTGGACCGCCCCGTACGGATATCCGGCTACGTGTCCTTCCGGGGCGAGCAGTGCCTGCTCGGCCGCGACGACGTGACCGGACTGGCCGCCGAGCTGGTCCGCCGGGCCCTGAAGGACGCCGGTGAGCGCCCGCTGCCCGCCGGTGAGGAGGTGGCCGTCGTGCACGCCCTCGCCGACAGCCTGCACGCCCTCGGCGACCTCACCATGACGGACGTCCAGGCCGTGGAACTGGGCCACGAGGCCCTCGCCGCCCGCCTGGGCGCCGCCGCCGGCCACCCCGAGCGGGAGCTGTCCCTCGACGCCGGCCACTTCCACGACCGGCTGCTCGCCACGGCCTGTCTGCACGTCCTGCACTTCTTCACCCAGCGCTCCACCTTCGTCGCCCGGACCCTGGTGGAGCAGACCCGGCGACAGCGCGAACTCATGGCCAAGGTCGACGAACTCATCGCCCGCACCCCGCCCCCCGGCGGCCGGGACACCGCCTTCGAGCACCGCTACCTGACCCACGTCACCACCACGCACAGCCGGCTCACCATCTACGGCATCGACCTGTACGACTCCCCGGACCGCTGGCCCCTGGACGCCGCCTATCTGAGCCTGACGGCGCTCCGCCCCGGCGAGGACGACGACACCGCCGACCCCGACGGCCGCGGCCTTCCGGCGGCCGCCACCGCGATCCCCGCCGAACAGGCCCTCGCGGAGCACGACCGGGTACTGCTGCGCGGGGTGGCCGGCGCCGGCAAGACCACCCTGGTGCAGTGGCTGGCGGTGACCGCCGCCCGGGGCGACCGGATCCCCTTCGTCCTGCCGCTGCGCACCCTCGTCCGCCGCCCCGACGGCCTCCCCGGCCCCGACGCCTTCCTGGCCGCCGCGCGCGTCCCGTTCCACGCCGCCCAGCCGGACGGCTGGGCCGACCGTGTCCTCGGCGCCCGCCGCGGGCTGCTGCTGATCGACGGACTCGACGAGATCCCCGAACGGGAGCGGGCAGGCACCCGGCACTGGCTGCGCGGCCTCCTGGACGCCTATCCCGGCAACCAGTGGCTCGTCACCTCCCGCCCCTCCGCCGTACGGTCGGACTGGCTCACCGAGGACGGCTTCACCGAGCTGATGCTCACCCCCATGAGCGGCGACGACGTGACCGCGTTCGTCGACCGCTGGTACACCGCGGCCCGGACCGGCGCGGCCGACCCCGACCGCCTCGACGGCCACCGCCGCTCCCTCCTCGACGCCCTGCGCACCAAGCCCGACCTCGGCCGCCTCGCCACCAACCCGCTGATGTGCGGACTGATCTGCGCCCTGCACCGGGACCGCCGGGGCCATCTGCCCGGCGGCCGGCAGGAGTTGTACGACGCCGCCCTGTCGATGCTGCTGGCCCGGCGGGACGAGGAACGGGACATGCTCCCGCACGGGAGCGGTGTGCACCTCACCGAGCTCACCCGGATCCAGCTGCTCCAGCGCCTGGCGTACTGGCTGATCCGCAACAACCGGTCCGAGCTGGACCGCGACCGCGCCGAACGGATCGTCGCCGACGTACTGCCGTCCCTGCCGGGCGCCGCGGCCCAGGGCGACGCCGCGCGGATCCTGCGGCATCTGCTGGTCCGCAGCGGCCTGCTGCGTGAACCCACGGCCGGGACGGTCGAATTCACGCACCGCACCTTCCAGGACTACCTCGGCGCCCGGGCCGCCGTGGAGGACGGCGACTTCGGGCTCCTGGTGCGCGGGGCCGCGGACGAGCAGTGGGCGGACGTGGTCCGGATGGCGGTGGCGCACGCCCGGCCCCGCGAGCGGGCCGCACTGCTGCGGGACCTGATCGGATCGGCGGACCGGCTGGAGGCGGGCGCCGGCACGCGCGTCCGGCTGCTCGCCCTGGCCTCGCTGGAGCACGCGACGGAGCTGGATCCCCGGGTGCGGGCCGAGGTCGAACAGAACGCCGCTCCGCTGATCCCGCCCCGCACCACCGACGAGGCACGCGCCCTCGCCTCGGCCGGCCCGCTGGCCCTGGAGCTGCTGCCCGGTCCCGAGGGCCTCGGCGACGGCGAGGCCCGTGCCGTGGTCGTCACGGCGTCGCTCATCGGCACCGAGGCCGCGCTGCCGGTCCTGGCCCGCTACCGCGACCACCCCGCGCTGGACGTCAGGGCCCAACTGAGCTGGACCTGGCACCGGTTCCCGGCCCGGCGGTACGGCACGGAGGTCATCGCCCATCTGCGACCGGACGGCCTCTTCTTCGCCGCGCACTCGGCGGAGCACCTGCGCGTCCTCGGCGAACTCGGCGGGCGGCGTTCGCTCCAGCTGGCCGGCGGCCTCGACCCCGCCGCGCTGCCCGACGACGTCGCCGAGCTGATCGTCCGCGGCAACGACCGGCTGCGGGACCTGGCCTGCCTGGCCGGTCTGAACCGGCTCACCCATCTGGAGCTCACCAGATGCCCGCACGTCCAGGACGTCGCCCCGCTGGCCCGCCTCCCGCTGAGCCGGCTCTCGCTCGGCGTCCTGCCCGGACTGGAACGGCCGGGCGCGCTGTCCCCGCTGTCCGGCTCCGCGGCCCTGTCCCAGCTCGACCTCGGCATCACCCTGCTCGCCGCCTCCCTCGACGAGGCCCTGCCCCGGGACCTGCCGCTGCGCCACCTGCGGCTCACCGGGAACGCCACGGCGCACACCGGCCTGCGCGGCCTGCACCGGCTGTCGACGCTGCGGCGGCTGACCCTCGCCGCCCCGGCAGCGGCACTGGCCCCGGAGGACTTCGAGGAGATCGCCCGCCTCCCCGCCCTGGAGGAGCTGCGGACCGACTGGCGGGCGGTCGGGCGGCAGGGCCCGCCCCTGACCGGGGTCACCGCTGTGCGCTTGAACAACGTCGACGGCGGCGCGGACCTCTCGGCCGTCCCGGCCCTCTTCCCGGACCTGCGCGAGGTCACCGTCAACCTCGCCGCCGGTGTCACCGAACTGCCGGAGCACGTCCTCGAACCGCTCCCGGTGCGGCCGACTGTCGCGAAAATGCGCGGAGTTGTGTGA
- a CDS encoding HAD family acid phosphatase: protein MTRRRPWASRTAATAVAAAALVTVAAPAQAATGTGTGTTKATTAAAADVDYDTWQRDCRAVMDQALPYVKQRIAEAGPGERPAIVFDIDNTTLETDFGFRYPQPANQPVLEIAEYAQDRGVDIFFVTARPGILHLPTEYNLEKVGYEVDGLYVRGFFDLFKNVAAYKTAQRVDIESKGYTIIANIGNNTTDLSGGHAEKTYKLPDYGGQLS, encoded by the coding sequence ATGACGAGACGACGCCCCTGGGCGAGCCGCACCGCCGCTACCGCCGTCGCCGCGGCCGCCCTCGTGACCGTCGCCGCACCCGCCCAGGCCGCGACCGGCACCGGCACCGGCACGACGAAGGCGACCACCGCAGCCGCGGCGGACGTGGACTACGACACCTGGCAGCGGGACTGCCGGGCCGTGATGGACCAGGCGCTGCCGTACGTGAAGCAGCGGATCGCCGAGGCCGGGCCGGGTGAGAGGCCGGCGATCGTCTTCGACATCGACAACACCACGCTGGAGACCGACTTCGGCTTCCGCTACCCCCAGCCCGCGAACCAGCCGGTCCTGGAGATCGCCGAGTACGCCCAGGACCGCGGCGTCGACATCTTCTTCGTCACCGCCCGCCCGGGCATCCTGCACCTGCCGACCGAGTACAACCTCGAAAAGGTCGGCTACGAGGTCGACGGCCTCTACGTCCGCGGCTTCTTCGACCTCTTCAAGAACGTCGCCGCGTACAAGACCGCCCAGCGCGTCGACATCGAGTCGAAGGGCTACACGATCATCGCGAACATCGGCAACAACACCACCGACCTGTCGGGCGGCCACGCCGAGAAGACCTACAAGCTGCCGGACTACGGCGGCCAGCTCTCCTGA